GCACAGTTTGCCCAGATTGATCTGTAGTTCGATGATCGAATGTCGCGACAAAGGTCGGTCGTTGCGATCCATGCGTTGGCCGAACGGTTCGACGAGGCCGGTCGGCAATCCGGCGTCAATGATGGGAAGAAGCGAGGACATCGGTGTCATGTTCAAAGAAAGTTGGGCTGAAAGGGCGGTATTCTATCACCAATGATCAATCGCTATCTCCGTCCGCTGATTTCGTCTCCATCGTGATCCCGATCACGGCGAACGTGCGAGGCCCCAACCGCCAACGCCACGGTCCATGGATCGCCGTTGAAGGTGATGACGGGTGCGCGGCAGCAGCAAGTCGTTGCATCAAAACGGCCGGATTCAAGCCCGTGAAAAAGTTCCTCGACGCGACGGAGTCTCGGACCAACGTTGGTAAGCGGTCGTCGCAGGCGTCTGCCAACTCCGGCAACGTATCGGAAGACACGACATCGGTGATCAACACCGACGTGCCGCCGGCCTTGGCCAGCCCCGCTAACAGACGCAAGTGGCCGTCTCGCACCGCCAAGATCGCGTCGGCGAATCGATCGTGGTCGGGCGGCAACCACTGGATCACAGTGTCGATCAATTGACTGATCAAGCACGTTGAAACCACGACGTCGCCCTGCGGGGCCGACGCGTGCGGCGGGTTGGCCGCGTCAATCAGCCATGCATTCCAATCGATGGCGTCCCAATCCCCCTTTGGCATTCGCCCCAGCATTCCCGTCAAGTCGGCCAACACGTTGGGATCCAGAGACTCTTTGATGCCGGCCGGCAACCCCGACCGGCAATGGGCGATCGCTTCGGCGTCAACGTCCACCAAAGTCGTAGATCGAAAAAGCGGGACAAGTGTTGGAAGGTCCACATCGTTGCCATTGCCGACCCCCAGCAAGACCAGACGTTCCACGCCAGAACCCGTGCGTGATTCAAGTCGCCGCCCCACCGCCTCGATCAAAGCCGTGGTCCGCGCCCGATGCTCGGAAAACGAATCCCAGCCTGCACGCGACTGTCGATTGCGATCAACGTGGATGGCGGCCGCGTCGTGGTGCTGGGAATCCAATGGGCTGCTCGAATCGTCAGTGGAAATCGCAAAAGGTCAATCCGAAGTCTACTGCAGCATGATCGCTGCATGGAACTGCTAGATACGCCCGCGGGGAAGTGGTTTGAACGGATGGGCCGATTGGACGTGTCCCGATAGCCGGATTCCCGACTATCGAGCAAATCGGCTAGGTCTGGTAGGTTGTTGGGTCGAGACACTTTGCACGCGTTTCCGCCCTTTCATTCATCGAGATCATGTTGGTTGCCCTTAGCATCGTTGCCGGATTGGTTCTGTTGGTTGTCGGAGGCGAGTTGCTAGTTCGCGGCGCGGCGTCGTTGGCCGCAGCGTTCAAGATTTCACCGCTCGTGATTGGCTTGACAGTGGTCGCGTTCGGGACCAGTGCCCCGGAATTGGGCGTCAGCCTGCAAGCATCGCTCTCAGGCAACGGCGACGTCGCGATCGGGAACGTGGTTGGCAGCAACATCATCAACGTGCTATTGATTTTGGGCGTCGCCGCGATGGTTGCGCCGCTTGTCGTTTCGAGTCAATTGATTCGCAAAGACGTGCCATTGATGATCGCCGCGTCGCTGGCAGTTTGGTGGATGGCGGCCGACGGCGCTCTCGTTCGCTGGGAAGGCGCCGTCATGTTCGCGTCATTGTTGGCGTACATCGTGCATAGCGTCATCGCCAGCCGCAAAGAAAACAAATTGGTTCAAAGCGAATTCGAAGAATACAGCAGCTCAATCACGTCGAAGAAAGATCTGCTGATCCAAGTCGCATTCTTGATCAGCGGATTGATCTTGCTAGGTGTCGGATCCAACCTGCTGGTCAACGGTGCGACCAAAGTCGCCGTGGCGTTGGGTGTTAGCCAATTGGTGATCGGGTTGACCGTTGTTGCCATCGGCACTTCGTTACCCGAAATGGTGACGTCGGTCGTTGCCAGCTATCGCGGTCAACGCGACATCGCCGTGGGCAATGTCGTTGGCAGCAATCTTTTCAATATTCTATGTGTCCTCAGTTTGACATCCTTGGTTTCACCCAAGCCCATTCCCGTGGATCCGACGGCGATCGAGTTTGATATCCCGATCATGGTGGCCGTCGCCCTGATCTGCTTTCCCGTCTTTGCCACCGGCCACTTGGTCCGTCGATGGGAGGGCGGAATGTTGCTGGTCTACTATGTCGCCTACTCCGCCATCATCGTTTTGGCCGCAACAGCGTCACCGTTGATCGGATCACTCGGACCGATCGTTACCTATGGCGTCTTGCCGCTAACGATTCTCACTTTCGCCGCGACATTCTTTGTCGGCCGGCGAAAGTAGCGAACGTTTTTTAGCGACGATTGCGTTGACTGCATTAACATCGATTACGGTTGGCGAATCCAGTGCCGCGCGTCGGTCGTCGGCGAAGGCTTGGGCAATCGGTCCGGCGGCGATGCCGTCCACGGAGCGCTGGCAAGCGAACCTTGTGCGGCACCAGCGACCGATTTTGGTGCGATGTTTTCGAACTTTTTCGGAGTCGCGAAATCGAGTCGACGGCGCAGTTCTTCCTGCACCTCGGGCGCAATCTCGCTCGCCGGTGGCATCTCCAATGCGATCGCGTTTAGCCGACGCTCATCATCTCGATGCACGTCCGTGGTCGCCGCGAATCGTTGGCGAATGGGATTAGGCTGATCGATCGGCACCAAGAGATCGTCGAACGACAGAGGCACGTTGACTTCGCGCGGCAATGGTTCGGGCCGCTCGGTTCGCGGCCAGACTGGCAACGATTGAGGCAGAGGCAAATGAAGCCCCGAATCGCCTTGGGCGACCTGTTCAGGTAGCGCCAAATCGAGTGATGATTCGGTCGGACCGCTAGCCGCACCGGGACGTTGACGGTCGTCCGAAATGGCTTGGTACCGACGAAACGGTAGCGCAGCAAGGGTGCCGCCGGCGACGATTAAGACGCCAAGAGTGATATTACGCAAGCGAAGGACTCGGAGCTGGATGGAAAGAAACCAGCTTCGTCCATGAAACCAAAAACAAAATGCATCTTGCAACAGTTTGGCATCGGCTCGACGAATACGACTTCATGAGAGAAGTCGCAAAATTTTCAAGGAAAAGATTCGAAACATCGCCGCGAAGGAGCGTACGGGAAACAGTGGTCGCACTAAAAATGTGGCGAAAACAGCCGTCACGCCATCGCTTTCATCATCGACGACGGCGTCTGTATACGCCCGCCACGACGACCGAACCGATTAGCAGAAAACCTAACGACATGGGTTCCGGAACGGCCACGACTCGAAGCGTCCCTGTTGTTCCTAGATCACGGAAGTCCCAGACGCCTTGGGACAACGTCGGTGCTACGACGGATCCGAAACTGCCGACCATGGAGTTGAAGTCGAACAGTTTGAATGTATCACCGATCAACGGCTGGTAACTGTCAACCAGAATCAGTTCGACGATCGCATCGGGCGACATGTCGAGTGTTCCGCTTAGCACCAGTTTGTCAAACTCGGTGATCGAAAGCAGTTCGAAGCTCAGGGTCGAACCGGCTGCGAATTCAGCATTCGCTGCGGTCAGCGTGCCGATACCGTTGCCGGGCGTCACGATGCCACCATCTCGGGCGACAATGTCGGAAACCAAGGTCCCTGTTCCTGCCAGCGTTCCGCCGTTGTTTATCAGGATGTCGTTGCCACCATGAAAACCGTTGATGGACAGCGTGCCGTCGTTGATGTTAGTGAATCCCAAGTACATGTTGTCGCCGTTGAGCGTCATGGTTGCGGCGCCCCGTTTGACGAGACCGGGCTGGTTCCCAACGAAATTACCATCGATCGTGAAATCTTCGTTGACCCAAAAAGTCGTTTGATTGGTGATGGTGCCTTCCCCGGTCAACACAATGCCCGGCGCGTCCACCGTCACACTGCCGCCGCTGTAAATCATGTCATAGGGCAATATGAACCCGGCTGTATCCGCCGCGTCGCCCAACACCAAGCTTGTATTCGAACTCAAACGAATGGTCCCGGTCCCCAGCGCGTTCGTACCAGCCCCAGAGATATTTAGCGTTCCGGCGTTAGCCGCACCGCCCGCCAAATGAATTTCACCGTCGTTGTAGATGTCGATGTTGCGCATCGTTACGGTGCCCGTGCCCACTTTTTGCAGCCGAGCGTACTCGTCGACCGTCACCGACCCCCAATTGTTGAACCCCCAATCGCTCGATCCACCGAAT
The sequence above is a segment of the Rubripirellula tenax genome. Coding sequences within it:
- a CDS encoding calcium/sodium antiporter, which translates into the protein MLVALSIVAGLVLLVVGGELLVRGAASLAAAFKISPLVIGLTVVAFGTSAPELGVSLQASLSGNGDVAIGNVVGSNIINVLLILGVAAMVAPLVVSSQLIRKDVPLMIAASLAVWWMAADGALVRWEGAVMFASLLAYIVHSVIASRKENKLVQSEFEEYSSSITSKKDLLIQVAFLISGLILLGVGSNLLVNGATKVAVALGVSQLVIGLTVVAIGTSLPEMVTSVVASYRGQRDIAVGNVVGSNLFNILCVLSLTSLVSPKPIPVDPTAIEFDIPIMVAVALICFPVFATGHLVRRWEGGMLLVYYVAYSAIIVLAATASPLIGSLGPIVTYGVLPLTILTFAATFFVGRRK